The following proteins come from a genomic window of Clostridia bacterium:
- the hypE gene encoding hydrogenase expression/formation protein HypE has protein sequence MNKVEKAVLLAHGDGGKLTHQLIQELFLAYFGHPALQELSDAAVITMTRDQGPAPDGLPLVVTTDSFVIDPIFFPGGDIGKLAVCGTVNDLAVSGARPLYLTCGFIIEEGFPLRDLEAVVQSMAEWARIAGAAIVAGDTKVVPRGHADKIFINTTGIGLLLPQAQLGYQRVGPGDKVLVSGSIGDHGLCVLSQRQGLGLQIGVESDCCPLTDLARDLIAQVPGIKLMRDPTRGGLATTLKEIALASQVDIQVEESELPIRREVRGGAEILGLDPLYLANEGKLVAIVAPDQASQALDIMNQYSPAQEAAIIGQVLLGRGNVYLKTAIGGTKYLDLLVGAQLPRIC, from the coding sequence GGCGCATGGAGATGGGGGGAAGCTTACCCACCAACTTATTCAAGAACTGTTTCTGGCTTACTTCGGCCATCCTGCCTTGCAAGAGCTATCGGATGCTGCCGTCATCACCATGACCAGGGACCAAGGTCCTGCTCCCGATGGCCTGCCTTTAGTGGTTACTACCGACTCATTTGTCATCGATCCCATATTCTTTCCCGGCGGAGATATCGGCAAATTGGCTGTGTGTGGCACGGTAAATGATCTCGCGGTTAGCGGGGCTCGCCCGCTCTACTTGACTTGTGGTTTTATAATTGAAGAAGGGTTTCCCCTTAGAGATCTGGAGGCCGTGGTCCAGTCTATGGCCGAGTGGGCCCGAATTGCCGGAGCTGCTATCGTGGCCGGGGATACGAAGGTTGTGCCTCGGGGCCATGCCGACAAGATCTTCATTAATACTACCGGCATAGGTCTATTGTTGCCGCAAGCTCAATTGGGGTACCAGCGAGTTGGGCCGGGCGATAAGGTTTTGGTCAGTGGCAGCATTGGCGATCACGGGCTGTGCGTGTTAAGCCAGCGCCAAGGGTTGGGCCTGCAAATTGGAGTAGAGAGCGATTGCTGTCCCCTAACGGATTTGGCCCGGGATTTAATCGCTCAAGTGCCTGGGATCAAGTTGATGCGCGATCCTACCCGAGGTGGACTGGCCACGACGTTAAAGGAGATAGCCCTGGCTAGCCAAGTGGATATTCAGGTAGAAGAGAGCGAGCTGCCCATCCGCCGCGAAGTGCGGGGAGGAGCAGAGATTTTGGGGCTAGATCCACTGTACCTGGCTAATGAGGGCAAGCTGGTGGCGATAGTGGCGCCGGACCAAGCCAGCCAGGCTCTGGATATCATGAATCAGTATTCTCCGGCCCAAGAGGCAGCCATCATTGGCCAAGTACTATTGGGGAGAGGAAATGTCTACCTA